A single region of the Agromyces sp. Leaf222 genome encodes:
- the gdhA gene encoding NADP-specific glutamate dehydrogenase, with translation MQNRTAIEDVYAATLQRNPGEVEFHQAVREVFDSLGRVLDKHPQYVQASILERICEPERQIIFRVPWVDDAGRVRINRGFRVQFNSALGPYKGGLRFHPTVLLGTVKFLGFEQVFKNALTGMPIGGGKGGSDFDPKGRSDGEIMRFCQSFMTEAYRHIGEYTDVPAGDIGVGAREIGYLFGQYKRITNRYESGVLTGKGVTWGGSLVRTEATGYGAAYFTEHMLATRGRSFDGARVLVSGSGNVAVYAIEKVHALGGVVVGASDSSGAIHDPDGIDLDLLRDVKERRRERISVYADERGGRARFLPGASVWDIESDERIDVALPCATQNELSEAQAVKLVAAGVVAVAEGANMPTTPGAIRVLREAGVLFGPGKAANAGGVATSALEMQQNASRDSWGFEHTEERLSEIMAGIHERTAATADEYGVPGDYVVGANIAGFTRVADAMLALGVI, from the coding sequence TTGCAGAACCGCACTGCCATTGAAGACGTCTATGCGGCGACGCTGCAGCGCAACCCGGGCGAGGTGGAGTTCCACCAAGCGGTTCGCGAGGTCTTCGACTCGCTCGGCCGTGTGCTCGACAAGCACCCGCAGTACGTGCAGGCCTCGATCCTCGAGCGCATCTGCGAGCCCGAGCGGCAGATCATCTTCCGGGTGCCGTGGGTCGACGACGCCGGGCGCGTGCGCATCAACCGCGGGTTCCGCGTGCAGTTCAACTCGGCGCTCGGCCCGTACAAGGGCGGCCTCCGCTTTCACCCGACGGTGCTGCTGGGCACCGTGAAGTTCCTCGGCTTCGAACAGGTCTTCAAGAACGCGCTCACCGGCATGCCCATCGGCGGCGGCAAGGGCGGCAGCGACTTCGATCCCAAGGGCCGGTCCGACGGCGAGATCATGCGCTTCTGCCAGTCGTTCATGACCGAGGCCTACCGCCACATCGGCGAGTACACGGATGTCCCGGCGGGCGACATCGGCGTCGGTGCGCGTGAGATCGGCTACCTGTTCGGCCAGTACAAGCGCATCACCAACCGCTACGAGTCGGGCGTGCTCACCGGCAAGGGCGTGACCTGGGGCGGTTCGCTCGTGCGCACCGAGGCAACGGGCTACGGCGCCGCGTACTTCACCGAGCACATGCTCGCCACCCGCGGCCGCTCGTTCGACGGCGCGCGCGTGCTCGTGTCGGGCTCTGGCAACGTCGCGGTCTACGCGATCGAGAAGGTGCACGCGCTGGGCGGCGTGGTCGTCGGCGCCTCCGACTCGTCGGGCGCGATCCACGACCCCGACGGCATCGACCTCGACCTGCTGCGCGACGTCAAGGAACGTCGCCGTGAGCGCATCTCGGTCTACGCCGACGAGCGCGGCGGGCGGGCCCGGTTCCTGCCGGGGGCCTCCGTGTGGGACATCGAGAGCGACGAGCGCATCGACGTCGCCCTGCCGTGCGCGACGCAGAACGAGCTCTCCGAGGCGCAGGCCGTGAAGCTCGTCGCGGCGGGTGTCGTCGCCGTCGCCGAGGGTGCGAACATGCCCACCACGCCGGGCGCGATCCGCGTGCTGCGCGAGGCCGGCGTGCTCTTCGGCCCCGGCAAGGCTGCGAACGCGGGCGGGGTCGCGACGTCGGCCCTCGAGATGCAGCAGAACGCGTCGCGCGACTCGTGGGGCTTCGAGCACACCGAGGAGCGCCTGTCGGAGATCATGGCCGGCATCCACGAGCGCACGGCGGCGACCGCCGACGAGTACGGCGTGCCCGGCGACTACGTGGTCGGCGCGAACATCGCGGGCTTCACCCGCGTGGCCGACGCGATGCTCGCCCTCGGCGTCATCTGA